The following proteins are encoded in a genomic region of Brachypodium distachyon strain Bd21 chromosome 1, Brachypodium_distachyon_v3.0, whole genome shotgun sequence:
- the LOC100827639 gene encoding uncharacterized protein At4g15545 — MPPAEGAAGLGVSEFSLPDDVLAVLPRDPYEQLDLARRITALAVAGRVTGLEREAARLREGAAEKDRENGELRERVALLDRALQETNARLRGALEDNIKLSKERDSLAQTSKKLARDLQKLESFKRHLMQSLRDDSTSPQEMVDITTCDLSVSSKTSSCGDGYISHSTTNLMNGSVDVGSTTREAPKPPVQKYALSSHINQRLTPEATPNIMSTSASPRGMSMAATPKLMSGTTSPSRTRIEGHMSMTPWYSSKQSSAANSPPRGRPNPGRTPRIDGKEFFRQARSRLSYEQFGAFLANIKELNAHKQSREETLKKAEEIFGPESKDLYLSFQGLLNRTLP; from the exons ATGCCACCGGCggagggcgcggcggggctggGGGTGTCCGAGTTCTCGCTGCCGGACGACGTCCTGGCGGTGCTGCCGCGGGACCCCTACGAGCAGCTGGATCTGGCCCGGCGCATCACGGCGCTGGCCGTGGCCGGGCGGGTGACGGGGCTCgagcgggaggcggcgcgctTGAGGGAGGGCGCCGCGGAGAAGGACCGGGAGAACGGGGAGCTGCGGGAGCGCGTCGCGCTGCTCGACCGCGCGCTGCAGGAGACCAACGCCAGGCTCCGCGGCGCGCTCGAGGACAAT ATTAAGCTGAGCAAGGAGAGGGATTCGCTGGCGCAGACGTCCAAGAAGCTGGCTCGCGACTTGCAGAAG CTGGAGTCATTCAAGAGGCATCTGATGCAGTCACTACGTGATGATAGTACATCG CCACAAGAAATGGTTGACATTACAACATGTGATCTGTCAGTATCATCCAAAACATCGTCCTGTGGAG ATGGATATATCAGCCACTCTACAACAAATCTAATGAATGGATCTGTCGATGTTGGAAGTACAACCAGAGAAG CGCCAAAGCCTCCAGTCCAAAAGTATGCCCTGTCCTCACACATCAACCAACGTCTTACACCAGAAGCGACGCCAAATATAATGTCCACCTCTGCTTCTCCAAGAGGAATGTCTATGGCAGCAACACCAAAGCTGATGTCTGGAACTACCTCACCGTCAAGAACTCGAATTGAAGGACACATGTCAATGACACCATGGTATTCAAGCAAGCAGTCATCTGCAGCTAACTCACCTCCAAGGGGACGTCCCAACCCAG GTCGCACTCCTCGTATTGATGGAAAAGAATTTTTCCGTCAGGCCAG GAGCCGCCTATCATACGAACAATTTGGAGCATTCTTAGCCAACATCAAAGAGCTCAATGCTCATAAGCAGTCACGAGAG GAAACACTCAAGAAGGCTGAAGAGATATTTGGTCCGGAGAGCAAAGATCTGTACCTCTCTTTCCAAGGCTTGCTAAACCGTACCTTGCCGTAG
- the LOC104581989 gene encoding LOB domain-containing protein 4, whose product MKDVVVAAGGGRAHPASSTPPCAACKLLRRRCAAGCVFAPYFPSSEPHRFASVHKVFGASNLNKLLQEVPAEHRGDAVSSLVYEANARMRDPIYGCVGAISSLQRQVESLQTQLALAQAEMIRLKMGNACAARRLGGSSSGGGSPSSSMSPEVARDCKPTADLARMVVEYQPNMMEMELEYSRFWSF is encoded by the exons ATGAAGGACGTTGtcgtggcggcgggcggcgggagagCGCATCCTGCGTCATCGACGCCGCCGTGCGCGGCGTGCAAGCTGCTGCGGCGCCGGTGCGCGGCCGGGTGCGTCTTCGCGCCCTACTTCCCCTCGTCCGAGCCGCACAGGTTCGCCAGCGTCCACAAGGTCTTCGGCGCCAGCAACCTCAACAAGCTCCTCCAG GAGGTGCCGGCGGAGCACCGTGGGGACGCGGTGAGCAGCCTGGTGTACGAGGCGAACGCGCGGATGAGGGACCCCATCTACGGCTGCGTGGGCGCCATCTCCTCGCTGCAGCGGCAGGTGGAGTCGCTCCAGACGCAGCTAGCGCTGGCGCAGGCCGAGATGATCAGGCTCAAGATGGGCAACGCCTGCGCGGCGCGCCGCCttggcggcagcagcagcggcggtggcTCGCCGTCATCGTCAATGTCGCCGGAGGTGGCGCGGGACTGCAAGCCCACGGCAGACCTTGCTCGCATGGTGGTGGAGTACCAGCCCAACATGATGGAGATGGAGCTGGAGTACTCCAGGTTCTGGTCCTTCTGA
- the LOC100829457 gene encoding pre-rRNA-processing protein TSR2 — protein MSAPTSGGGALSPQATAALQEGIRLVFGRWTALQMAVENQWGGRDSRAKADQLAESILSWFCNSKGPYYYDDLENMIYVAISDSFSSDFEDGSIEEVAEQILIMHEGCLQGNYSSIEKLRNTHVQGNAVSLSRQMVTDDDDDSSDDDGEPSMAGNEAVRPDEMVVDEPKPSKPVPDADGFTPVAPRRRRGKN, from the exons ATGTCGGCACCCActagcggcggcggggcgctcTCGCCCCAGGCGACGGCGGCCCTCCAGGAGGGCATCAGGCTAGTCTTCGGGCGGTGGACGGCGTTGCAGATGGCAGTGGAGAACCAGTGGGGCGGCCGCGACTCCCGCGCCAAGGCAGATCAGCTCGCCGAATCCATCCTCTCCTGGTTCTGCAACTCCAAGG GTCCATATTATTATGATGACTTGGAGAATATGATTTATGTTGCAATATCTGACTCCTTCAGTTCTGACTTTGAGGATGGTAGTATTGAGGAG GTTGCCGAGCAAATACTGATTATGCATGAAGGATGCCTACAAGGCAACTATTCATCGATTGAGAAGCTAAGGAATACACATGTTCAAGGAAATGCTGTTTCACTAAGTAGGCAG ATGGTGActgatgatgacgatgataGCTCAGATGATGATGGTGAGCCGTCAATGGCAGGCAATGAAGCAGTTAGGCCAGACGAGATGGTGGTGGACGAGCCAAAACCCTCCAAGCCTGTCCCTGATGCTGATGGGTTTACTCCTGTGGCACCTAGGCGGCGCCGTGGTAAGAATTAA
- the LOC100831001 gene encoding E3 ubiquitin ligase PARAQUAT TOLERANCE 3, whose product MGVVYYKYKSAKETYSVPIPYSFISVSELKQLILTSNRHGHGRTRGRGPREDIAISNAQTGEEYADENAMVPQNVTVLVRRTAGQMSENIVLFSSRIVIEDGSVASNKSVITESASKSCSSTEVQDEDAAIAAVIYAAELKWEEQSSKRGQGGGRFTSGRHYGHGPLEGEAPPPGYVCRSCGVPGHFIQHCPQENQKPPPGYTCFRCRIPGHFIQHCPTIGDLKFDNYNKVSRSLAPVVSANPVDGIPSALAPAASVSVVDDLPAELHCRLCNKVMADAVLTSKCCFDSFCDKCIRDYIITQSKCICGVKVLADDLIPNHTLRSTISNLLATRTSSTTSGTGKHRSSSGSNPDPKSQSHITSTALERDMKQCTDNQLSSASPDGGVQVATEDNKVSWAQENLDQKSKAEDSARCSVQKAVPSANALKLKDVSESTLKNSTISGALEAKVARTDQLKKKRKKADSTKIVHSNNANYGYNVPFDPAYSNSGYNVPFDPAYSNAFNSGYPWVTEPYMYGAMGMAYGGYPMGPFGANPFGNIPPQALAMQGYPASYQNWENHSALQREAETSARSRQIGMSKDSAPQPRPSEHSHRLASPLRRESRNRSPLNAESRSRSPHRRESRNRSRSRPERDHGRYDRDSNDYDEDHQSRKRIRLSSPMDDDKQSKRRSRHSSSDDEQNFKRQWGRRSSVIMATRS is encoded by the exons ATGGGTGTTGTGTATTACAAATATAAGAGTGCAAAGGAAACATATTCTGTGCCAATTCCCTATTCTTTTATATCTGTTTCTGAACTCAAGCAGCTCATCTTGACGAGTAACCGTCATGGCCATGGCCGTACCCGTGGCCGAGGTCCCAGGGAGGATATCGCCATCTCCAACGCCCAGACTGGCGAAG AATATGCAGATGAAAATGCCATGGTACCACAGAACGTAACTGTTCTGGTCCGCCGAACTGCCGGACAAATGTCAGAGAATATCGTATTGTTCTCCTC GCGGATAGTTATAGAGGATGGTTCTGTGGCTTCAAACAAATCAGTAATTACTGAATCCGCTTCAAAATCTTGTTCCTCCACAGAAGTGCAAGATGAAGATGCTGCAATCGCAGCTGTGATTTATGCAGCTGAACTCAAATG GGAAGAGCAATCTTCTAAGAGAGGGCAAGGTGGTGGAAGGTTTACATCTGGACGCCATTATG GTCATGGGCCGCTGGAAGGGGAGGCACCTCCACCAGGCTATGTGTGTCGCAGCTGTGGAGTACCAGGCCATTTCATTCAACATTGCCCACAGGAAAACCAGAAACCTCCACCTGGCTACACCTGCTTCAGATGCCGAATTCCAGGGCATTTTATTCAACATTGCCCAACCATTGGTGATCTCAAATTTGACAATTATAATAAAGTGTCTCGTTCGCTTGCCCCGGTTGTATCTGCAAATCCTGTTGATGGCATTCCATCTGCACTTGCCCCAGCTGCATCTGTGAGTGTTGTTGATGACTTGCCAGCAGAACTCCACTGCCGACTATGTAATAAGGTGATGGCAGATGCGGTGTTAACAAGCAAGTGCTGCTTCGACAGTTTCTGTGATAAAT GTATTCGGGATTACATTATCACACAATCGAAGTGCATTTGTGGAGTCAAGGTGCTTGCAGATGACCTCATTCCCAATCACACACTTAGGAGCACAATCAGCAATCTATTAGCAACTAGGACTAGCAGCACTACAAGTGGTACAGGGAAGCACAGAAGTTCTTCAGGAAGCAACCCTGATCCCAAATCACAGAGCCACATCACTTCTACTGCCTTGGAAAGGGATATGAAGCAATGCACGGATAACCAGCTATCATCGGCTTCTCCTGATGGTGGTGTTCAGGTTGCCACAGAAGATAATAAAGTGTCCTGGGCTCAGGAAAATTTGGATCAGAAGAGCAAAGCTGAAGACTCTGCAAGATGTTCAGTGCAAAAGGCTGTACCAAGTGCGAATGCCCTCAAACTGAAGGACGTAAGCGAATCAACTTTGAAGAACAGTACTATTTCAGGGGCACTTGAAGCAAAAGTTGCTAGAACTGATcaactgaagaagaagcgaAAGAAGGCAGACTCAACGAAGATTGTTCATTCAAACAATGCTAACTATGGCTACAACGTTCCATTTGACCCAGCATATTCCAACTCTGGGTACAACGTTCCATTTGACCCAGCATATTCCAACGCTTTCAACAGTGGATATCCTTGGGTAACCGAACCTTACATGTACGGTGCAATGGGCATGGCCTATGGCGGCTACCCTATGGGTCCATTTGGTGCCAATCCCTTTGGCAATATTCCACCGCAGGCCCTTGCAATGCAAGGCTATCCAGCAAGCTATCAAAA cTGGGAGAACCATTCTGCActacaacgtgaagctgaaacTTCTGCACGTTCGAGGCAAATCGGGATGTCAAAAGACTCCGCTCCTCAGCCCCGACCATCAGAGCACAGCCATCGTTTGGCCTCTCCTCTCCGCAGAGAGTCTAGGAACAGATCTCCTCTCAACGCAGAATCCAGGAGCAGATCTCCTCATCGCAGAGAGTCCAGGAACAGATCGAGGTCAAGACCGGAGAGGGACCATGGGCGTTATGACCGAGATTCCAACGACTATGATGAAGATCACCAAAGTAGGAAGAGAATACGCCTATCTTCTCCAATGGATGATGATAAACAGAGCAAGCGGAGGTCCAGACATAGTTCAAGCGACGATGAGCAGAATTTCAAGAGGCAATGGGGACGAAGATCATCAGTCATCATGGCCACAAGGTCCTGA
- the LOC100832830 gene encoding uncharacterized protein LOC100832830 has translation MATLQLNHIARETADVRGLAAFYEEVLGFERVPSPNYSGFQVAWLRLPGSPDVALHIIERDPAVAVSSPAAAGTSPPPPAQLPRRHHLAFSVADYDGFVTGLRTRGTEMFEKTQPDGRTRQVFFFDPDGNGLEVTSSSKADK, from the exons ATGGCCACGCTGCAGCTCAACCACATCGCGCGGGAGACCGCCGACGTGCgcggcctcgccgccttctacgaggaggtgctcggcTTCGAGCGCGTCCCTTCGCCCAACTACTCCGGCTTCCAGGTCGCCTGGCTCCGCCTCCCGGGGAGCCCCGACGTCGCGCTCCACATCATAGAGCGTGACCCGGCCGTCGCGgtctcctcccccgccgctgcgggtacctcgccgccgccgcccgcgcagCTGCCCAGGAGGCACCACCTGGCCTTCTCCGTGGCGGACTACGACGGATTCGTGACCGGGTTGAGGACTCGCGGCACGGAGATGTTCGAGAAGACgcagcccgacggccgcacgcgtcaggtcttcttcttcgaccCCGACG GCAATGGTCTAGAAGTTACAAGCTCAAGCAAAGCCGATAAGTAA
- the LOC100842491 gene encoding uncharacterized protein LOC100842491 has translation MAAAAPCSLLHLATSISISSPRLHLGHATSPLRRKHYQEQLRVTAAARAYKVTIEHGEESRVVEMEGDENILERALEEGLDVPHDCKLGVCMTCPARLVSGKVDQSDGMLSDDVVAQGYALLCAAYPRSDCTIRVIPEDELLQVQLATAND, from the coding sequence atggccgccgctgctccctgTTCACTGCTCCACCTGGCCACCTCaatctccatctcctccccgCGCCTCCATCTCGGCCACGCCACCAGCCCGCTCCGCCGGAAGCATTATCAGGAGCAGCTGCGggtcacggcggcggcgcgggcttaCAAGGTGACGATCGAGCACGGGGAGGAGTCACGGGTGGTGGAGATGGAAGGGGACGAGAACATCCTGGAGCGGGCGCTGGAGGAAGGGCTGGACGTGCCGCACGACTGCAAGCTGGGCGTGTGCATGACGTGCCCGGCCCGGCTGGTGTCCGGCAAGGTGGACCAGAGCGACGGCATGCTCAGCGACGATGTCGTGGCCCAGGGCTACGCGCTGCTCTGCGCCGCCTACCCGCGCTCCGACTGCACCATCCGCGTCATCCCCGAGGACGAGCTGCTCCAGGTCCAGCTCGCCACAGCCAACGACTGA
- the LOC100842799 gene encoding probable WRKY transcription factor 2, with protein sequence MASTSQPTPTEGVGEGAGHGDEEDQHAAEAAASSGQQLVMPEDGYEWKKYGQKFIKNIQRIRSYFRCRDKRCGAKKKVEWQPGDPSLRVVYEGAHQHGSPSSSSSCTGAGHDGAANRYELSAQYFGGPRTQ encoded by the exons ATGGCCTCAACCTCACAGCCCACCCCAAC CGAAGGAGTTGGCGAGGGAGCAGGTCatggcgacgaggaggatcagcatgcggcggaggcggcggcgagcagcggcCAGCAGCTGGTGATGCCCGAGGACGGGTACGAGTGGAAGAAGTACGGCCAGAAGTTCATCAAGAACATCCAGAGAATCAG GAGCTACTTCCGGTGCCGGGACAAGCGGTGCGGAGCCAAGAAGAAAGTAGAGTGGCAGCCGGGCGATCCCAGCCTCCGTGTCGTCTACGAGGGCGCCCACCAGCACGGCTCCccgtcatcgtcttcctcctgcacGGGCGCCGGCCACGACGGCGCCGCCAACCGCTACGAGCTCAGCGCCCAGTACTTCGGCGGGCCCCGCACGCAGTGA